One Natronomonas moolapensis 8.8.11 genomic region harbors:
- a CDS encoding DHH family phosphoesterase yields the protein MSTAVSMASMSTYAILGCGSVGHAVAEELVGEDKDVLILDQDEGRVEALRDQDLNARRADIKSEAAAEAVADRDVVLILSPDVDANLAAVENLGDRDGDQFIIVRASDPVMADELRAAGADVVINPSVVIADSALRALEQGELEYKATQLSDLIGSGDSLGILAHRSPGPDSIASAVALQAIAESRDIDADILYEGEIGHQENRAFVNLLGIELVSLAETDLERYDTLALVDCAKATDPVVDRDVDILIDHFEPEVDYGAAFNDIRSNVSSTSTIMTKYVQEFDLSLSEEVATALLYGIRAETLDFKRDTTPADLTAAAYLYPFADHDTLEQVESPSMSPETLDVLAEAIRNREVKGSHLVSNAGFIRDRDALSQAAQHLLNLEGITTSAVFAIADDTIYLAARSKDIRINIGNVLQDAFEEIGEVRGHSTDASAEIPLGIFTGLEITGDNRETLLKLTEQAVRSKLFEAMGVESGSGGDGSNGS from the coding sequence ATGAGCACCGCCGTCTCGATGGCGTCGATGTCGACGTACGCGATTCTCGGCTGCGGAAGCGTCGGCCACGCCGTCGCGGAGGAACTCGTCGGGGAGGACAAGGACGTCCTCATCCTCGATCAGGACGAGGGGCGCGTCGAGGCGCTGCGGGATCAAGACCTCAACGCACGCCGCGCCGACATCAAATCCGAAGCCGCCGCGGAGGCCGTCGCCGACCGCGACGTCGTGTTGATCCTCTCGCCGGACGTCGACGCAAATCTCGCCGCCGTCGAGAACCTCGGTGACAGGGACGGTGACCAGTTCATCATCGTGCGCGCGTCCGACCCGGTGATGGCCGACGAACTCCGGGCGGCGGGCGCAGACGTCGTGATCAACCCCTCCGTCGTCATCGCCGACTCGGCGCTCCGGGCGCTCGAGCAGGGCGAACTCGAGTACAAAGCGACGCAGCTTTCGGACCTCATCGGGAGCGGCGACTCGCTTGGAATTCTCGCCCACCGCTCTCCCGGCCCGGACTCGATCGCCTCGGCCGTTGCGCTTCAGGCGATCGCCGAATCCCGCGACATCGACGCCGATATTCTCTACGAAGGCGAGATCGGACACCAGGAAAACCGAGCGTTCGTCAACCTCCTCGGGATCGAGTTGGTTTCGTTGGCCGAAACCGACCTCGAGCGGTACGACACGCTCGCGCTCGTCGACTGCGCGAAGGCGACCGATCCGGTCGTCGACCGTGACGTCGACATCCTGATCGACCACTTCGAGCCCGAGGTCGACTACGGGGCCGCGTTCAACGACATCCGGTCGAACGTCTCCTCGACGTCGACCATCATGACAAAGTACGTCCAGGAGTTCGATCTCAGCCTCTCCGAGGAGGTCGCGACCGCGCTCCTGTATGGCATCAGAGCCGAGACGCTGGATTTCAAGCGCGACACCACGCCGGCAGACCTGACGGCCGCGGCGTATCTGTACCCCTTTGCGGACCACGACACGCTCGAGCAGGTCGAATCCCCCTCGATGAGCCCCGAAACGCTCGACGTCCTCGCCGAGGCGATCCGGAACCGAGAGGTGAAAGGTTCGCATCTGGTGTCGAACGCCGGGTTTATCCGGGATCGCGACGCCCTCTCGCAGGCGGCCCAGCACCTCCTGAACCTCGAAGGCATCACGACGTCCGCCGTCTTCGCCATCGCGGACGACACCATCTATCTCGCCGCCCGCTCGAAGGACATCCGGATCAACATCGGCAACGTACTACAGGACGCCTTCGAGGAGATCGGCGAGGTCCGGGGCCACTCGACGGACGCCTCCGCGGAGATCCCGCTTGGCATTTTCACCGGGCTAGAAATAACGGGCGACAACCGAGAGACGCTGTTGAAACTCACGGAACAGGCGGTTCGCTCGAAGCTTTTCGAGGCGATGGGCGTCGAGAGCGGAAGCGGCGGCGACGGATCGAACGGGAGCTAG
- a CDS encoding metal ABC transporter substrate-binding protein, whose product MHTTRRRLLAATLGASGAGLLAGCIDGDASADGDPSGSSEEGEPTAQASFFVFGDIAEQVVGDAATAALLVPTGQHGHGWEPGPNVREAIYGAELFVHGMEGFQPWVDTIAQDLDADDADVATVDASSGVDLLEAGGNDDSHDDSHDDNHDDSHDDNHDDSHDDNHGEHDHGAMDPHFWMDPLRVKTATTTVSEALADVDSERAATYADNADQFRAELDDLHAQFESVVADASKETILVAGHDSLRYFGDRYGVRVESLTGVSPDDTPTTRDIQAAQSIIDEHDLRYVCADPLESRRAAEQLVAETDAEAVLDLTAMPGLTEAWADDDWGYVDVMENVNLPTLERALDA is encoded by the coding sequence ATGCACACGACACGACGACGGCTGCTCGCGGCGACGCTCGGAGCGAGCGGTGCCGGGCTACTAGCTGGCTGTATCGACGGCGACGCGAGCGCAGACGGCGACCCGTCAGGATCGTCCGAGGAAGGGGAACCGACCGCGCAGGCGTCGTTCTTCGTCTTCGGCGACATCGCCGAGCAGGTCGTCGGCGACGCTGCCACGGCGGCGCTGTTGGTTCCGACCGGACAACACGGGCACGGGTGGGAGCCGGGCCCGAACGTGCGCGAGGCGATCTACGGTGCGGAACTTTTCGTCCACGGCATGGAGGGATTCCAGCCGTGGGTCGACACGATCGCACAGGACCTCGACGCCGACGACGCCGACGTAGCGACTGTCGACGCCAGCAGCGGCGTCGACCTACTCGAAGCCGGTGGTAACGACGACAGCCACGACGACAGCCACGACGACAATCACGACGACAGCCACGACGACAATCACGACGACAGCCACGACGACAATCACGGTGAGCACGATCACGGGGCGATGGACCCACACTTCTGGATGGATCCACTCCGTGTAAAGACGGCCACCACGACCGTCAGCGAGGCGCTTGCCGACGTCGACTCCGAGCGCGCGGCGACGTACGCCGACAACGCCGATCAGTTCCGGGCGGAACTCGACGATCTTCACGCGCAGTTCGAATCGGTCGTCGCGGACGCCTCCAAGGAAACGATCCTCGTGGCGGGACACGACTCGTTGCGATACTTCGGCGACCGATACGGCGTTCGGGTCGAGTCGTTGACCGGCGTCTCGCCGGACGACACGCCGACGACCCGCGACATCCAGGCGGCCCAATCGATCATCGACGAACACGATCTGCGGTACGTCTGTGCCGATCCGCTGGAATCCCGCCGGGCGGCCGAGCAACTTGTCGCCGAAACGGACGCCGAGGCGGTGCTCGATCTGACAGCGATGCCGGGGCTGACGGAGGCGTGGGCCGACGACGACTGGGGGTACGTCGACGTGATGGAGAACGTAAACCTTCCAACGCTGGAGCGCGCACTGGACGCATAA
- a CDS encoding PRC-barrel domain-containing protein, which yields METESTPQEITSLVGREVYSNNGVFVGEIEDIQLDLQREAVTGLALGDINRDLFDARASGSEGVIVPYRWVRAVGDVVLVNDVVERLTEQEPDDEAAA from the coding sequence ATGGAAACGGAATCGACGCCACAGGAGATCACGTCGCTCGTCGGACGGGAAGTGTACTCGAACAACGGGGTGTTCGTCGGTGAGATCGAGGACATCCAACTGGACCTCCAGCGCGAGGCCGTCACCGGTCTCGCGCTGGGAGATATAAATCGGGACCTGTTCGACGCTCGGGCGTCGGGCTCGGAGGGTGTAATCGTCCCGTATCGGTGGGTTCGTGCGGTCGGCGACGTCGTCCTCGTCAACGACGTGGTCGAGCGACTCACCGAGCAGGAACCCGACGACGAGGCGGCCGCCTAG
- a CDS encoding YbaK/EbsC family protein — protein sequence MYPRAKEFERRARTEHGLDVDVQEFPKGTKTAADAADAVGCSVEEIASGIVLSADGDLVVSVTSGANRVDTAKIADLLGVDGPAVSMADAEEVKATLGWSIGGVPPFCHEADVPVFLDEALAGFDRVWAAAGTPEAVFPIDPGEIVAVADADVTDIRE from the coding sequence ATGTATCCACGTGCCAAGGAGTTCGAACGGCGGGCGCGCACGGAGCACGGTCTCGATGTCGACGTCCAGGAGTTCCCCAAGGGGACAAAGACCGCTGCCGACGCGGCCGACGCGGTCGGGTGCTCCGTCGAGGAGATCGCCAGCGGGATCGTCCTTTCGGCCGACGGGGACCTCGTCGTCTCCGTGACCAGCGGCGCGAACCGGGTCGATACGGCGAAGATCGCGGACCTGCTCGGCGTCGACGGCCCGGCGGTGTCGATGGCCGACGCCGAGGAGGTCAAGGCGACTCTGGGGTGGTCGATCGGCGGCGTGCCGCCGTTCTGCCACGAAGCGGACGTGCCGGTGTTCCTCGACGAGGCGCTGGCCGGCTTCGATCGGGTGTGGGCCGCCGCCGGGACGCCCGAGGCCGTCTTCCCGATCGATCCCGGGGAAATCGTCGCGGTCGCCGACGCGGACGTCACCGACATCCGCGAGTGA
- a CDS encoding DUF7260 family protein: protein MDARLPRADIDDRLAAAASELRCERRRIADELEALEAFADRVRSIPTERHTPQDRQPVGVATEAPSTATGLRQVREAYESTLMSVPHYVEEYDDTYVESLAEEFSPDIASALTDGAAFNGRCKRTLLSAVETSRSARDSLVDVVDRERQSVLDAKSELEELAAECADLDATEFGGMRFGTLDAYRSRLRVMEENCEALSARRQDAIFDQRRIQRLPAEVPDVTVYFYQDLDADYPVMSVVAELLDTIAAQRRRVEREMSRCRS, encoded by the coding sequence ATGGACGCGCGACTCCCCCGAGCCGACATCGACGACCGGCTAGCCGCCGCGGCGTCGGAACTCCGGTGTGAGCGGCGGCGAATCGCCGACGAACTTGAAGCGCTCGAAGCGTTTGCCGATCGGGTTCGCTCGATTCCGACGGAGCGACACACGCCCCAGGACCGGCAGCCGGTCGGGGTCGCGACCGAGGCTCCGAGCACCGCAACGGGGCTCCGGCAGGTTCGGGAGGCCTACGAATCGACACTGATGAGCGTCCCACACTACGTCGAGGAGTACGACGACACCTATGTCGAGAGCCTCGCCGAGGAGTTCTCGCCCGACATCGCCTCGGCGCTCACCGACGGGGCCGCGTTCAACGGCCGGTGCAAACGAACGCTGTTGTCGGCGGTCGAAACGTCCAGATCCGCCCGGGACTCGCTCGTCGACGTCGTCGACCGCGAACGACAGTCGGTGCTGGATGCGAAATCCGAACTCGAGGAACTCGCCGCGGAGTGTGCCGACCTCGACGCGACCGAGTTCGGAGGGATGCGGTTCGGCACCCTCGACGCCTACCGGTCGCGCCTGCGGGTGATGGAGGAGAACTGCGAGGCGCTCTCGGCCCGACGACAGGACGCCATCTTCGACCAACGACGCATCCAGCGGCTCCCCGCCGAGGTCCCCGACGTGACGGTGTACTTTTATCAGGACCTCGACGCCGACTACCCGGTGATGTCGGTCGTCGCGGAGTTACTCGATACGATCGCGGCCCAGCGGCGGCGGGTCGAACGCGAGATGTCCCGCTGTCGGTCGTGA
- a CDS encoding metal ABC transporter permease gives MHSYTNADASILAVTPLDRGVGVLLDTVWGTVLDAVAGLTGIDILGFPFMQRAYLAAICIGVIGPLVGAFLVHREMAMIADTLAHSAFAGVAAGLFVNAVYAVAVPPLLSALVVAAVAAVLVQTLVDYAGAYRDTSLAIVLTGAFAIGSVLITATDGGIAVGINAYLFGSLATVSRPNAALLVALSAIVTVGIALAYRPLVYITFDEIGARASGIGVRRYNQLLAVLTAVVVVGSMQIMGVILVAAMLVVPVAAAAPVRGFKRSIAAAVGIAQLATIAGVSLSYVYDVAAGGTIVLVGIGLYVASKLGVRFRNRAVAGIPAADESEQTAPAADGGRE, from the coding sequence ATGCACTCTTACACGAACGCGGACGCGAGCATTCTGGCGGTGACGCCACTCGACCGTGGCGTCGGAGTCCTCCTCGACACCGTCTGGGGAACGGTCCTGGACGCGGTCGCCGGGCTCACCGGGATCGACATCCTCGGCTTTCCGTTCATGCAGCGGGCGTATCTCGCCGCGATCTGCATCGGCGTTATCGGGCCGCTCGTCGGGGCCTTTTTAGTTCACCGCGAGATGGCGATGATCGCCGACACGCTCGCGCACTCGGCGTTTGCCGGTGTCGCTGCCGGTCTGTTCGTCAACGCCGTGTACGCGGTCGCCGTCCCGCCGTTGCTCTCGGCGCTCGTCGTCGCCGCCGTCGCGGCGGTTTTGGTACAGACGCTCGTCGACTACGCGGGGGCGTACCGGGACACCTCACTCGCGATCGTGCTCACCGGGGCGTTCGCGATCGGAAGCGTCCTCATCACCGCGACCGACGGCGGCATCGCCGTGGGAATCAACGCGTACCTCTTCGGCAGCCTGGCGACCGTCTCGCGGCCCAACGCAGCGCTGTTGGTCGCGTTGAGCGCTATCGTCACCGTCGGCATCGCGCTCGCGTACCGACCGCTGGTGTACATCACGTTCGACGAGATCGGTGCCCGGGCGAGCGGGATCGGGGTAAGGCGGTACAACCAGTTGCTGGCAGTGTTGACTGCGGTCGTCGTCGTCGGTTCGATGCAGATCATGGGCGTGATCCTCGTCGCCGCGATGCTCGTCGTCCCGGTGGCCGCGGCCGCCCCGGTTCGCGGGTTCAAGCGCTCGATCGCCGCGGCGGTCGGGATCGCACAGCTGGCGACGATCGCCGGCGTTTCGCTCTCGTACGTGTACGACGTCGCCGCCGGCGGCACCATCGTCCTCGTCGGAATCGGCCTCTACGTTGCCAGCAAACTCGGCGTCCGGTTCCGTAACCGGGCGGTTGCGGGGATACCGGCCGCCGACGAATCGGAGCAGACGGCGCCGGCGGCCGACGGCGGCCGGGAGTAA
- the trxA gene encoding thioredoxin — translation MSNTDNSDSASDLEEIRRQKRERLEQRVTTPDTPSEPIDIGGIGHFEELLEEYPVVLVDFYAEWCGPCKMLAPTVAEVAAETDAAVLKVDIDAHQDLATEYQVQGVPTLYLFADGEPKERMVGVQQKGSLVDAIEAAA, via the coding sequence ATGAGCAATACGGACAATTCTGATAGCGCCAGTGATCTCGAGGAGATCCGACGACAGAAACGAGAACGGCTCGAACAGCGGGTCACGACGCCGGATACGCCGTCAGAACCCATCGACATCGGCGGTATCGGGCACTTCGAGGAGCTACTCGAGGAGTACCCGGTCGTCCTCGTGGACTTCTACGCCGAGTGGTGTGGGCCGTGCAAGATGCTCGCGCCGACGGTCGCGGAGGTGGCGGCCGAGACCGACGCGGCCGTCCTGAAAGTCGATATCGACGCCCACCAAGACCTTGCCACCGAATACCAAGTCCAAGGCGTTCCGACGCTGTATCTGTTCGCCGACGGCGAACCGAAAGAGCGGATGGTCGGAGTCCAACAAAAAGGGTCTCTCGTCGACGCTATCGAGGCCGCCGCCTGA
- a CDS encoding metal ABC transporter ATP-binding protein produces the protein MGLIEVRDVSFAYADRPVIDGVSLTVEAGDFLGLVGPNGSGKTTLLELMIGLREPDRGSVSLFGESAHASSERDRIGFVPQNAGNSGGEMPVTVREVVRMGRYPRKLVGRLGDTDRRAVADAMRRVDITDLAERRVGRLSGGQRQRVFIARALAAEADLLALDEPTVGVDAESREAFYTLLGELNDEGITIILIEHDIGVVTTHASEIACLNRELYFHGDPETFVETNALADAYGGTQSVVHHDH, from the coding sequence ATGGGCTTAATCGAGGTTCGGGACGTCTCCTTCGCCTACGCCGACCGCCCCGTGATCGATGGCGTCTCGCTCACCGTCGAAGCCGGCGATTTCTTGGGGCTCGTTGGGCCGAACGGCTCGGGCAAGACGACGCTGCTCGAGTTGATGATCGGCCTCCGGGAGCCGGATCGCGGCTCCGTGTCGCTGTTCGGCGAGTCGGCGCACGCCTCGAGCGAGCGCGACCGCATTGGATTCGTTCCGCAGAACGCCGGCAACAGCGGCGGCGAGATGCCGGTGACCGTCCGGGAAGTCGTCCGAATGGGACGATACCCCCGGAAGCTCGTCGGCCGGCTCGGAGACACAGACCGGAGGGCCGTCGCCGACGCCATGCGCCGGGTCGACATCACCGACCTCGCCGAGCGCCGGGTCGGACGGCTCTCCGGTGGCCAGCGCCAACGGGTGTTCATCGCCCGCGCGCTGGCGGCCGAGGCCGACCTCCTGGCGCTCGACGAGCCGACGGTCGGCGTCGACGCCGAGTCGCGCGAGGCTTTTTATACGCTCCTGGGGGAGTTGAACGACGAGGGAATCACGATCATCCTGATCGAACACGACATCGGCGTCGTCACCACCCACGCCTCGGAGATCGCGTGTCTCAACCGGGAGCTGTACTTTCACGGCGACCCGGAGACCTTCGTCGAAACGAACGCGCTGGCCGACGCCTACGGCGGCACCCAATCGGTCGTCCATCACGATCACTGA
- a CDS encoding acetate--CoA ligase family protein, whose amino-acid sequence MVRVPGVFDAERVAVVGATEREGSVGAAVMENLLEDFGGEIRPVNPGADRVFGLPCVDDIAETDADLAVIVVPPTVALDVVESAGQAGIENLVVITAGFGEAGGEGATRERKLQELAETYDLNLVGPNCLGVVSTPSGLNATFGPRNALSGRMSFMSQSGALVTAILEWAGDRGHGFKDVVSLGNKAVLDETDFVETWGEDPDTDVVLGYLEGIENGTEFVETAREVTRETPVVVLKSGRTEAGAQAASSHTGAIAGSEAAYEAGLEKAGVIRADSTEELFDFGAMLAGGRLPTADGVAVVTNAGGPGVIATDAIGDSELELATFEDETRRTLQESLPPTANVYNPVDVIGDAPAERFGDALDVVLSDPGVGAAVVIACPSAVLSFDRLAQTLVEARKREDVPIAVCLMGGASVEGPSETLSDVETPTYFDPTRAVRSLAALERYRTIRKRRYEPPASFDVDRDAARSVLERVKSQGDNRLGIEAMELLDAYGIQTPEGDIVDSPGEAKELAERIGGDVVMKVVSPDILHKTDIGGVEVGVPLRDVEDTYEALVSRARNYRPDARLLGVQVQELIDLDDSVETIVGMNRDPQFGPLVLFGLGGVFVEVLEDTTVRIAPLSEAEAAGMLEDIDSTPLLRGARGREPVDEAGIVETIQRLSQLVVDFPAIVELDINPLVATADGVVAVDIRLTVDHETL is encoded by the coding sequence ATGGTACGGGTACCCGGAGTGTTCGATGCCGAGCGTGTCGCAGTCGTCGGCGCGACCGAGCGGGAGGGCTCGGTCGGTGCCGCAGTGATGGAGAACCTCCTCGAGGACTTCGGCGGCGAAATCAGGCCGGTGAACCCGGGCGCCGACCGAGTGTTCGGGCTCCCCTGTGTCGACGATATCGCGGAGACGGACGCCGATCTCGCCGTGATCGTCGTCCCGCCCACGGTCGCCCTCGACGTCGTCGAGTCCGCCGGCCAGGCGGGCATCGAAAACCTCGTCGTTATCACCGCCGGGTTCGGCGAGGCGGGTGGCGAGGGCGCAACGCGGGAGCGCAAACTGCAGGAGTTGGCCGAGACGTACGATCTCAACCTCGTCGGCCCGAACTGCCTCGGCGTCGTCTCGACGCCATCGGGGCTGAACGCGACGTTCGGCCCGCGGAACGCACTGTCCGGGCGGATGTCGTTCATGAGCCAATCAGGCGCGCTCGTCACGGCCATCCTCGAGTGGGCCGGCGACCGCGGCCACGGATTCAAAGACGTCGTCTCGCTCGGCAACAAGGCCGTTCTCGACGAGACGGACTTCGTCGAGACGTGGGGCGAGGACCCCGACACCGACGTCGTGTTGGGGTATCTCGAAGGGATCGAGAACGGCACCGAGTTCGTCGAGACCGCCCGCGAGGTCACCCGAGAGACCCCGGTCGTCGTCCTCAAGTCCGGCCGCACCGAGGCTGGCGCGCAGGCGGCCTCCTCGCATACGGGGGCTATCGCGGGCAGCGAGGCGGCCTACGAGGCCGGCTTGGAGAAGGCCGGCGTGATCAGGGCGGACTCCACCGAGGAGCTGTTCGACTTCGGGGCGATGTTAGCCGGGGGGCGGCTCCCGACCGCCGACGGCGTCGCCGTCGTGACGAACGCCGGCGGCCCGGGGGTGATCGCGACCGACGCTATCGGGGACTCCGAGCTCGAGTTGGCGACCTTCGAGGACGAGACGCGACGGACGCTTCAGGAGTCGCTGCCGCCGACGGCGAACGTGTACAACCCCGTCGACGTCATCGGCGACGCGCCGGCCGAACGGTTCGGGGACGCCCTGGACGTGGTCCTCTCGGATCCCGGCGTCGGCGCGGCCGTCGTCATCGCCTGTCCGAGCGCGGTCCTCTCGTTCGACCGCCTCGCGCAGACGCTCGTCGAGGCCCGAAAGCGCGAGGACGTCCCGATCGCGGTCTGTCTGATGGGCGGGGCCTCGGTCGAAGGCCCCTCCGAGACGCTCTCGGACGTCGAGACACCGACGTACTTCGACCCGACTCGGGCTGTCCGGAGCCTCGCGGCCCTCGAGCGGTACCGAACGATCCGAAAGCGGCGCTACGAACCGCCGGCCTCCTTCGACGTCGACCGGGACGCCGCCCGGTCGGTCCTCGAGCGAGTCAAAAGCCAGGGCGACAACCGCCTCGGCATCGAGGCGATGGAGCTTCTCGACGCCTATGGGATCCAGACGCCCGAGGGCGACATCGTCGACTCGCCGGGAGAGGCGAAGGAACTCGCCGAGCGAATCGGTGGCGATGTCGTAATGAAGGTCGTCTCCCCCGACATCCTTCACAAGACCGATATCGGCGGCGTCGAGGTCGGCGTCCCGCTCCGGGACGTCGAAGATACCTACGAGGCGCTCGTCTCCCGGGCGCGGAACTACCGGCCCGACGCCCGCCTGCTGGGCGTGCAGGTACAGGAACTGATCGACCTCGACGACAGCGTCGAGACCATCGTCGGTATGAACCGCGACCCGCAGTTCGGGCCGTTGGTTCTCTTCGGCCTCGGGGGCGTCTTCGTCGAGGTCTTAGAGGATACGACCGTCCGCATCGCGCCGCTCTCGGAGGCGGAGGCCGCCGGCATGCTCGAGGACATCGACTCGACGCCGCTGTTGCGCGGCGCCCGGGGCCGAGAGCCGGTCGACGAAGCCGGGATCGTCGAGACAATCCAGCGGCTCTCCCAGCTCGTCGTCGACTTCCCCGCAATCGTCGAACTGGACATCAACCCGCTCGTGGCGACGGCCGACGGCGTCGTCGCGGTCGATATCCGACTCACCGTCGATCACGAAACGCTATGA
- a CDS encoding MBL fold metallo-hydrolase, producing MARAVVDGVRLLEVAWPEPVGANAYLVDDGEVTLVDAGPPLPRRSLETEIRAAGYALGDVDRVLLTHYDIDHVGGLARVDLDAPVYLGALDRRLVRRSWSPPWTHHKGAFHRIVRRLYSLSETVLRGVDDGDRVGRFLAVHTPGHNPGHTVYIHSDSGAALLGDLVWNTTAGLVAPPWLDSYDTDRIADSVARIADQRFEAACVGHGPPLADGGRAALSALASELAVEP from the coding sequence ATGGCACGGGCAGTCGTCGACGGCGTCCGGCTGTTGGAGGTGGCCTGGCCCGAACCAGTCGGGGCGAACGCCTACCTCGTCGACGACGGCGAGGTGACACTCGTCGACGCGGGGCCGCCACTGCCGCGTCGGTCACTTGAGACCGAGATCCGAGCCGCCGGGTACGCCCTCGGGGACGTCGACCGCGTGCTGTTGACCCACTACGACATCGACCACGTCGGCGGCCTGGCCAGGGTCGACCTCGATGCTCCCGTCTATCTCGGCGCCCTCGATCGCCGCCTCGTCCGCCGGTCGTGGTCGCCGCCGTGGACCCACCACAAGGGTGCGTTCCACCGCATCGTCCGCCGGCTGTATTCGCTTTCGGAGACCGTCCTCCGGGGGGTCGACGACGGCGACCGAGTCGGTCGATTTCTCGCCGTCCACACGCCGGGACACAACCCCGGCCACACGGTGTATATCCACTCCGACTCGGGGGCGGCGCTGCTCGGCGACCTCGTCTGGAACACGACAGCGGGGCTCGTCGCGCCGCCGTGGCTCGACTCCTACGACACCGACCGGATCGCTGACAGCGTCGCCCGCATCGCCGACCAGCGCTTCGAGGCGGCCTGCGTCGGCCACGGACCACCCCTCGCCGACGGCGGGCGGGCTGCCCTCAGCGCGCTCGCGTCCGAACTCGCCGTCGAACCGTGA
- a CDS encoding phosphotransacetylase family protein translates to MTVLVTSLEESTGKTAVALALGTAAQARDERVGYMKPKGTRLQSAVGKTLDEDPMLAREVLDLDAAMHEMEPIVYSPTFVQEAIRGREDPDALREQVQQRFEALSADVDRMIVEGGGSLTTGGIVELTDADLAELLDATVVLVANFEDSSDLDDVLAAADVLGDRLGGVLFNDVPDAAFDSLASDAVPFLEGRGIRVYGTLPRDEELAGVTIAELADEMGADVLTSGVPTDGRIRRFVVGAMSAGEALGQLRRVREAALITGGDRTDVQTTALETSGVECLLLTGGFYPPDTVLGRAESADVPVLLVRTDTATTLNRTDSVMNTGKTKDGRTVDRMSRLLEDYADIDAVLDA, encoded by the coding sequence ATGACCGTACTCGTTACATCACTCGAAGAGAGCACAGGCAAGACCGCCGTCGCGCTGGCGCTCGGCACGGCCGCACAGGCGCGCGACGAGCGGGTCGGTTATATGAAACCCAAAGGGACCCGCCTCCAGTCGGCCGTCGGCAAGACGCTGGACGAGGATCCGATGCTCGCCCGCGAGGTGCTTGACCTCGACGCGGCGATGCACGAGATGGAGCCGATCGTCTACTCGCCGACGTTCGTCCAGGAGGCGATACGGGGCCGGGAGGACCCCGACGCGTTGCGCGAGCAGGTTCAACAGCGCTTCGAAGCACTGTCGGCCGACGTCGACCGCATGATCGTCGAGGGGGGCGGGTCGCTCACCACCGGCGGCATCGTCGAGTTGACCGACGCCGACCTGGCCGAACTGCTGGACGCGACCGTCGTCCTCGTCGCCAACTTCGAGGACTCGAGCGACCTCGACGACGTGCTCGCGGCCGCCGACGTCCTCGGCGACCGTCTCGGCGGCGTCCTGTTCAACGACGTGCCCGACGCCGCCTTTGACTCGCTCGCGAGCGACGCCGTCCCGTTCCTCGAGGGGCGCGGCATCCGCGTCTACGGGACGCTCCCGCGCGACGAGGAACTCGCGGGCGTTACGATCGCCGAGTTGGCCGACGAGATGGGGGCCGATGTACTGACGAGCGGCGTCCCCACGGACGGCCGCATCCGGCGGTTCGTCGTCGGCGCGATGTCCGCGGGCGAAGCGCTGGGGCAACTCCGGCGTGTCCGGGAGGCGGCACTTATAACCGGCGGCGACCGGACCGACGTCCAAACCACCGCGCTCGAGACCTCCGGAGTTGAGTGCCTGCTCCTGACCGGCGGGTTCTACCCGCCCGATACCGTCCTCGGTCGGGCCGAATCGGCCGACGTTCCCGTCCTGTTGGTCCGAACTGACACCGCCACGACGCTCAACCGGACGGATTCGGTGATGAACACCGGCAAAACGAAGGACGGGCGGACGGTCGATCGGATGAGTCGCCTGCTGGAGGACTACGCCGACATCGATGCGGTTCTCGACGCCTGA